A region from the Ptychodera flava strain L36383 chromosome 10, AS_Pfla_20210202, whole genome shotgun sequence genome encodes:
- the LOC139142180 gene encoding uncharacterized protein, whose translation MMEASCAVLDIKITTNLERDDDIDEPVLKPAGFDTYVAMLKQVETLQCEAKELQEEAKTLADSVEKALLADDDCDNDDDDDDNSEDDGRPPLMTLGKVKKAQEKVQELSEEADRKISEATDVKAKLPKQCGFVVCGIDQALQSFGVGRHSYHGRHSSEIM comes from the exons ATGATGGAAGCTAGCTGTGCAGTACTGGATATCAAGATCACCACGAATCTGGAGagagatgatgacattgatgaacCCGTGCTGAAGCCTGCTGGATTTGACACATATGTGGCCATGTTGAAACAAGTCGAGACATTACAGTGTGAAGCGAAAGAACTCCAAGAAGAAGCTAAGACCTTGGCTGATAGTGTTGAAAAGGCTCTCCTTGCTGATGATGActgtgacaatgatgatgatgatgacgacaacaGTGAAGATGATGGCAGACCGCCACTAATGACCTTGGGCAAAGTTAAAAAAGCCCAGGAGAAAGTGCAGGAACTCAGTGAAGAAGCTGACAGGAAG atATCTGAAGCTACAGACGTAAAAGCGAAACTGCCAAAACAATGTGGTTTTGTAGTCTGCGGTATTGACCAAGCTCTGCAGTCATTTGGTGTTGGACGTCATTCTTACCACGGCAGGCATTCATCGGAAATCATGTGA